A region of Beijerinckia sp. 28-YEA-48 DNA encodes the following proteins:
- a CDS encoding 2OG-Fe(II) oxygenase encodes MTYLDYAALERTPLERDPYDFLIVEDFIRPDTFTQVSADFPDVPGAGSHPPSELKIKGAFAGLMEELEGPQFRKAIEDKFGLELTGRPTMYTVRGYVRDTDGEIHTDSKTKIITVLLYMNQKWDSDGGRLRILRKGDDLESTVAEVPPYGGTLLVFRRSENSWHGHKPFAGPRRAIQLNWVLDQSVVDREQGRHRWSTRLKKVKQAILPQSV; translated from the coding sequence ATGACCTATCTTGATTATGCCGCCTTGGAGCGGACACCGCTCGAACGTGATCCTTACGATTTCCTGATCGTCGAGGACTTCATCCGTCCGGATACGTTCACGCAAGTAAGCGCTGACTTTCCCGATGTGCCGGGCGCTGGCTCGCATCCGCCGTCGGAGCTGAAGATCAAGGGCGCTTTCGCCGGCTTGATGGAGGAGCTGGAAGGGCCGCAATTCCGCAAGGCGATCGAAGACAAGTTCGGTCTCGAGCTGACGGGCCGGCCGACCATGTACACGGTGCGCGGCTATGTGCGCGATACCGATGGCGAAATCCATACGGATTCGAAGACCAAGATCATCACCGTCCTGCTCTACATGAATCAGAAGTGGGATTCAGATGGTGGTCGCCTGCGCATTCTGCGCAAGGGCGATGATCTTGAGTCCACGGTGGCCGAAGTGCCGCCCTATGGCGGCACGTTGCTGGTGTTCCGCCGCTCGGAGAATTCCTGGCACGGCCACAAGCCGTTTGCTGGTCCGCGCCGCGCCATCCAGCTCAACTGGGTGCTCGATCAATCGGTCGTCGACCGCGAGCAGGGCCGGCACCGCTGGTCGACGCGGCTGAAGAAGGTCAAGCAAGCGATCTTGCCGCAATCGGTGTGA
- a CDS encoding OpgC domain-containing protein, translating to MDSAITQPAKRVRDPRLDFFRGIGMFIIFVAHTPENFWAQWIPARFGFSDAADLFVFCSGMASAIAFGGVFAARGWLIGAARILYRVWQVYWAHIGSFIVVVSFAVAMDHWLGTNLYASQRLGLDPFFADAPMNLARLATLTYVPDWFDILPMYLVLLAMIPIVMALAAINKWLVALFVFSLWIGANVFGLNLVADPTTGRLWYFNPFGWALIFFTGFALMRGWLPAPPLDRRLVIAAAALVVLLIPPSCQLMFACDGGWGSSIGLERVYRALAQFDNKTSYGPLRYVHFLATAYLAWAAVGEGGRRLAGPFTELMRRVGQQTLAVFLTGLFMAQACGMLMDWLGHGFVATTAVNLFGLIVLTIAALVVHWFKSNPWHQRKAMPAQAAVKMPDVPATTAKQPRADEPSRSFARRTL from the coding sequence ATGGACAGCGCCATAACCCAGCCGGCGAAACGGGTGCGCGATCCGCGTCTTGATTTCTTCCGCGGCATCGGCATGTTCATCATCTTTGTCGCCCATACGCCGGAAAATTTCTGGGCCCAATGGATTCCGGCGCGCTTTGGCTTCAGTGACGCTGCCGATCTCTTCGTCTTCTGTTCCGGCATGGCATCGGCCATCGCCTTCGGCGGTGTGTTCGCCGCGCGCGGCTGGCTGATCGGCGCGGCCCGCATCCTCTACCGGGTGTGGCAGGTGTATTGGGCCCATATCGGTTCGTTCATTGTCGTCGTGTCCTTCGCGGTGGCGATGGATCATTGGCTCGGCACCAACCTCTATGCCAGCCAGCGCCTCGGCCTCGATCCCTTCTTCGCCGACGCGCCGATGAATCTGGCGCGGCTCGCCACCCTCACCTATGTGCCCGACTGGTTCGACATCTTGCCGATGTATCTCGTGCTGCTGGCGATGATCCCGATCGTCATGGCGCTCGCCGCGATCAACAAATGGCTCGTCGCGCTCTTTGTCTTCAGCTTGTGGATCGGTGCCAATGTCTTCGGTCTCAATCTCGTCGCTGATCCCACCACCGGCCGCCTCTGGTATTTCAATCCCTTCGGCTGGGCGCTGATTTTCTTCACCGGCTTTGCCCTGATGCGCGGCTGGTTGCCTGCCCCGCCGCTTGACCGGCGTCTGGTCATCGCAGCGGCAGCCTTAGTCGTGCTGCTCATCCCGCCCTCTTGCCAATTGATGTTTGCCTGCGACGGCGGCTGGGGCTCGTCGATCGGACTTGAGCGCGTCTATCGCGCGCTGGCGCAATTCGACAACAAGACCAGTTATGGCCCACTGCGCTACGTGCATTTTCTCGCGACCGCCTATCTCGCCTGGGCCGCTGTCGGCGAAGGTGGACGCAGGCTCGCAGGCCCGTTCACCGAATTGATGCGCCGGGTCGGTCAGCAGACCCTGGCGGTGTTCCTCACCGGCCTGTTCATGGCCCAGGCCTGCGGCATGCTGATGGATTGGCTCGGCCACGGCTTCGTCGCGACGACAGCCGTCAACCTCTTTGGCCTGATCGTCCTGACCATCGCCGCGCTCGTGGTACACTGGTTCAAGTCGAACCCTTGGCATCAGCGCAAAGCTATGCCCGCGCAAGCCGCTGTTAAGATGCCAGATGTACCAGCCACAACGGCAAAACAACCGCGCGCTGACGAGCCCTCACGCAGCTTCGCGAGACGAACGCTCTAA
- a CDS encoding alpha/beta hydrolase-fold protein, whose translation MIQNRVVRAFWAVLWVLAFSAVSAAWACSDSTPCVVAGGSYLVRPPPHWDGKSALPALFYFHGYGDSAATTMADVYMKPPLDEAGILLVAMDGEDHSWSFPGKISGSRDDFAYVAAVLADVKKRFPIDPSRTLAAGFSVGGSMVWYVACRMGPAFAGYAPMSGAYWEPMPTDCPGGPVMLRHIHGMADKTVPIAGRSLRNGLYKQGDANESFRRLLVRNGCGAEPDRVAVRGPLTCRSWTAATCTSGKAAEFCRHDGGHTIEASWIVDSFNWLKGQMAATARR comes from the coding sequence GTGATCCAAAACCGGGTGGTTCGAGCTTTCTGGGCTGTCTTGTGGGTGCTGGCCTTCAGTGCGGTGAGCGCCGCCTGGGCCTGTTCCGACAGCACGCCCTGCGTGGTCGCGGGAGGCTCCTATCTGGTGCGCCCGCCGCCCCACTGGGACGGTAAATCGGCTCTGCCGGCGCTGTTTTATTTCCATGGTTATGGCGACAGCGCCGCCACCACCATGGCCGACGTCTACATGAAGCCGCCGCTCGATGAGGCCGGCATTTTGCTGGTGGCGATGGATGGCGAGGACCATTCATGGTCGTTTCCCGGCAAGATCAGCGGCAGCCGCGATGATTTTGCTTATGTCGCGGCGGTGCTGGCCGATGTGAAGAAGCGCTTTCCGATCGATCCGTCGCGGACGCTGGCGGCGGGCTTTTCCGTCGGCGGTTCGATGGTCTGGTATGTCGCCTGCCGGATGGGGCCTGCCTTCGCCGGCTATGCACCGATGTCGGGCGCCTATTGGGAGCCGATGCCGACAGACTGCCCTGGCGGCCCGGTGATGTTGCGTCACATTCACGGCATGGCCGACAAGACGGTGCCGATCGCCGGGCGTTCGCTCCGCAACGGTCTCTACAAACAGGGCGATGCCAACGAGAGCTTTCGCCGGCTGCTGGTGCGCAATGGCTGTGGGGCGGAGCCAGATCGTGTTGCCGTGCGCGGTCCGCTCACTTGCCGGAGCTGGACTGCGGCGACCTGTACCAGCGGCAAGGCGGCGGAGTTCTGCCGGCACGATGGTGGTCATACGATCGAAGCGAGCTGGATCGTTGATAGTTTCAATTGGCTCAAGGGGCAAATGGCAGCGACGGCGCGGCGTTAG
- a CDS encoding MFS transporter yields the protein MSAFDTMRTTFKQDRHIWPLLIMICCSMMGTGMVVPMLSVYAATFGVTSTLVGMLVTIFGIGRLLANFPAGWLSQNVGRRPLLVAGPVIVAVGSLGAALTSGFVELCFWRFVQGVGSGMYLTVSLAALADISTPATRARIVGLYQFALQMGATLGSVFGGFIAKLFGLTAPFWAMLVISLATALVAVFSFRDSKPAPGRSLSGALASEQRGMFSAPFLGISFVSCIAFFTRTACMFQLIPLMGQDNFGLDVSQIGIGIAIIAGTMMLVMPFSQLFIEKVGARMAVVYSMLGMAAGLAVIVIGPQQYWFWLCMVLYGLTGGFNAPAVGAYSIAILPRRQFGSGLGLQRTISDIGYVAGPVLIGLVDDLSGFGHNGGILANVGLLVASTLVFILVSRNTSTDK from the coding sequence ATGTCCGCTTTCGACACCATGCGCACGACATTCAAGCAGGACCGGCACATCTGGCCGCTGCTGATCATGATCTGCTGCTCGATGATGGGCACCGGCATGGTCGTGCCGATGCTGTCGGTCTATGCCGCCACATTCGGCGTCACCAGCACGCTGGTTGGCATGTTGGTGACAATTTTCGGCATCGGCCGGCTCCTCGCCAATTTTCCCGCCGGCTGGCTCAGCCAGAACGTCGGCCGCCGCCCGCTGCTGGTGGCAGGCCCCGTCATTGTCGCCGTCGGCAGCCTCGGCGCCGCGCTCACCTCGGGCTTCGTCGAACTGTGCTTCTGGCGTTTCGTTCAGGGCGTCGGTTCCGGCATGTACCTGACCGTTTCGCTCGCCGCCCTGGCCGATATCTCGACGCCCGCCACCCGCGCCCGCATCGTCGGCCTTTATCAATTTGCCCTACAGATGGGCGCCACCCTAGGCTCGGTCTTCGGCGGCTTCATAGCCAAACTGTTCGGCCTCACCGCGCCGTTCTGGGCAATGTTGGTCATCTCGCTCGCCACCGCTCTTGTCGCCGTCTTCAGCTTTCGCGACAGCAAGCCCGCGCCGGGACGCAGCCTGTCGGGCGCTTTGGCGAGCGAACAGCGCGGCATGTTCAGCGCGCCGTTTCTCGGCATTTCTTTCGTCAGCTGCATCGCCTTCTTCACCCGCACCGCCTGCATGTTCCAGCTCATCCCGCTGATGGGCCAGGACAACTTCGGCCTCGATGTGAGCCAGATCGGCATCGGCATCGCCATCATCGCCGGCACGATGATGCTCGTCATGCCGTTCAGCCAATTGTTCATCGAAAAAGTCGGCGCCCGCATGGCCGTGGTCTATTCCATGCTCGGCATGGCCGCCGGCCTCGCCGTCATCGTCATCGGCCCGCAGCAATATTGGTTTTGGTTGTGCATGGTGCTCTATGGCCTCACCGGCGGCTTCAACGCCCCGGCCGTCGGCGCCTATTCCATCGCCATCCTGCCACGCCGGCAATTCGGCTCTGGCCTGGGCCTGCAACGCACCATCAGCGATATTGGCTATGTGGCAGGGCCCGTGCTCATCGGTCTCGTCGACGATCTCTCGGGCTTCGGCCACAACGGCGGCATTCTCGCCAATGTCGGCCTGCTGGTGGCCTCGACCCTGGTCTTCATTCTGGTCAGCCGCAACACCTCGACGGACAAATAG
- a CDS encoding polysaccharide deacetylase family protein, translating into MKDNPFPYFPYRAIVDHPPVKWPNGARVAVWIIPNVEHFHVERPGPMPDVRNHSRRDYGNRVGVWRIIEVMEKYGIKGTVALNGEVGLYYPRIMEELVRLDWEVMGHGLTNSTLLVGLDENGERNTILETQRIIEQHGRKMHGWLGPGLGETWKTLDLLKEAGCTYVADWVNDDLPYRMNNGLYAIPYSLELNDMPLFNAPSISNDEFLRRICDSFDTLYREGESGGRVMAIALHPYLIGTPSRIGVLNRALQHISAHDSVWFARGVEIIDAYKMQDLPEP; encoded by the coding sequence GTGAAGGACAATCCGTTTCCTTACTTTCCCTATCGCGCCATCGTCGATCATCCGCCGGTGAAATGGCCCAACGGCGCCCGCGTCGCCGTTTGGATCATTCCCAATGTCGAGCATTTCCACGTCGAACGCCCCGGCCCCATGCCGGACGTGCGCAATCATTCACGCCGCGACTACGGCAACCGTGTCGGCGTGTGGCGCATCATCGAGGTGATGGAAAAATACGGAATCAAAGGCACCGTGGCGTTGAATGGCGAGGTCGGCCTCTATTACCCCCGCATCATGGAGGAACTCGTCAGGCTCGACTGGGAGGTGATGGGCCACGGGTTGACCAATTCCACCCTGCTGGTCGGCCTTGATGAAAACGGCGAACGCAACACCATTCTTGAAACCCAGCGCATCATCGAACAGCATGGCCGCAAAATGCACGGCTGGCTCGGCCCCGGCCTTGGCGAGACGTGGAAGACGCTCGACCTGCTGAAGGAAGCGGGCTGCACCTATGTCGCCGACTGGGTCAACGACGATCTACCCTACCGCATGAACAACGGGCTCTATGCCATCCCCTATTCGCTTGAACTCAACGACATGCCGCTGTTCAACGCGCCCAGCATCAGCAATGACGAATTTCTGCGCCGCATCTGCGACAGCTTCGACACGCTTTACCGCGAGGGCGAAAGCGGCGGCCGGGTGATGGCAATCGCCTTGCACCCCTATCTGATCGGCACGCCCAGCCGGATCGGCGTTCTCAACCGCGCTTTACAGCATATTTCGGCGCACGACAGTGTCTGGTTCGCGCGCGGCGTGGAGATCATCGACGCCTACAAAATGCAGGACCTTCCCGAACCTTAA
- a CDS encoding isochorismatase family protein: MKEWMKVVPAEERKAYESGGFMGAGEIGARTALIVVDVTYGFTGSRGLTLEEAIKEYGPACGPASWEAMPRIARLIAMFRDLGRPVVYTRGDAYDTQFSGHATKSKRAVKYAGKFNEFPPDIAPRESEWILDKTKASAFFQTSLAAYLVRQQIDTVVICGVSTSGCVRASVVDCFSNGFSTFVVDDCCFDRSNFAHCANLFDMNAKYATVVSLSELEVALLGKQLEPAKAG; this comes from the coding sequence ATGAAGGAATGGATGAAAGTCGTTCCGGCCGAGGAGCGCAAAGCTTATGAATCAGGCGGCTTCATGGGCGCTGGCGAGATTGGCGCACGCACGGCGCTGATCGTCGTTGATGTCACCTATGGCTTCACCGGCTCGCGCGGCCTGACGCTTGAGGAAGCGATCAAGGAATACGGCCCCGCCTGCGGCCCTGCCTCCTGGGAAGCCATGCCGCGCATCGCCCGGCTCATCGCCATGTTCCGCGATCTCGGCCGCCCCGTCGTCTACACGCGCGGCGATGCCTACGACACGCAGTTCTCCGGCCATGCCACCAAGAGTAAGCGGGCGGTGAAATACGCCGGAAAGTTCAACGAATTCCCGCCCGACATCGCTCCGCGCGAAAGCGAATGGATCCTCGACAAGACCAAGGCGAGCGCCTTCTTCCAGACGTCGCTCGCCGCCTATCTGGTCCGCCAGCAGATCGATACTGTGGTAATCTGCGGCGTGTCCACATCAGGCTGCGTGCGCGCTTCCGTCGTCGATTGCTTCTCCAACGGCTTCTCGACCTTCGTGGTCGACGATTGCTGTTTCGACCGCTCGAACTTTGCCCATTGCGCCAATCTGTTCGACATGAACGCCAAATACGCCACCGTCGTTTCGCTGAGCGAACTCGAGGTTGCGCTGCTCGGCAAACAGTTGGAACCTGCAAAAGCAGGTTGA
- a CDS encoding MFS transporter translates to MTEVSPQRSSIKRALSHRNFAIFEAGLLPHYLTGWIQRVGAGWLAWELTESPAWLGVIAAADLAPMLVLAPLAGAWTDRINPLPLIRAAQAMIVVQAVLMSALMYAGWMSIEVLLALTIFVGCVYPFHSSARQSIIPATIARADFAPAVALDSASFHSTRFIGPAIAAFIIPLYDVQGTFVAHIFGSAICLIALLMLRLKPPDRSQARGRHLLAQVADSMAYAACHDGLRPILLLLTFASVCVRPLQDMLPGFAGDVFQGGARELAWFSSSVGVGAMIGAFYIAWRGGLAGLTRITMIGYGGAGLAALVFIATENVWVGILGCAGIGFFLNIMSTSTQALMQLATDDAMRGRVMSLYLVIYRGMPALGALAIGFVSSLFGLQMAGALAALVCLAFLLTILPKRAAIAANFENPQRRPPA, encoded by the coding sequence ATGACGGAAGTCTCGCCGCAAAGATCATCAATCAAGCGTGCGCTGTCCCATCGCAATTTCGCGATCTTCGAGGCTGGCCTGCTGCCCCACTATCTGACGGGCTGGATTCAACGGGTCGGCGCCGGTTGGCTCGCCTGGGAATTGACTGAGTCGCCGGCCTGGCTCGGCGTGATCGCCGCCGCCGATCTTGCCCCCATGCTGGTCCTGGCGCCGCTCGCTGGCGCATGGACCGACCGGATCAACCCACTGCCCCTGATCCGCGCCGCGCAAGCGATGATCGTCGTGCAGGCCGTGTTGATGTCGGCGCTGATGTATGCTGGATGGATGTCGATCGAAGTCCTGCTCGCCCTGACGATCTTCGTCGGCTGTGTCTATCCGTTCCATTCCTCGGCACGACAATCGATCATCCCTGCGACGATCGCGCGTGCCGACTTCGCCCCAGCGGTGGCGCTCGATTCCGCCTCTTTCCACTCCACCCGCTTTATCGGGCCGGCGATCGCCGCTTTCATCATTCCGCTCTATGACGTGCAAGGCACATTCGTCGCTCATATTTTCGGCAGCGCGATCTGCCTGATCGCGCTACTCATGCTGCGCCTGAAACCGCCGGATCGTTCGCAGGCGCGCGGCCGCCATCTTCTGGCGCAAGTGGCCGACAGCATGGCCTATGCCGCCTGCCACGACGGGCTGCGTCCGATCCTGCTGCTGCTGACCTTTGCCTCGGTCTGCGTGCGTCCCTTGCAAGACATGCTGCCCGGCTTTGCCGGTGATGTGTTCCAAGGCGGCGCGCGCGAGCTCGCCTGGTTCTCATCCAGTGTCGGTGTCGGCGCCATGATCGGCGCCTTCTACATCGCCTGGCGCGGCGGGCTCGCCGGCCTCACCCGCATCACCATGATCGGCTATGGCGGCGCGGGGCTCGCGGCGCTTGTATTCATTGCCACGGAAAATGTCTGGGTCGGCATCCTTGGCTGCGCCGGCATCGGCTTCTTTCTCAATATCATGTCGACCAGCACGCAAGCCCTGATGCAGCTCGCCACCGACGATGCGATGCGCGGTCGTGTCATGTCGCTCTATCTGGTCATCTATCGTGGCATGCCGGCGCTCGGCGCATTGGCCATCGGCTTTGTATCGAGCCTGTTCGGCCTGCAAATGGCCGGCGCGCTTGCTGCCCTTGTCTGCCTGGCTTTCCTGTTGACCATCCTGCCGAAGCGGGCGGCCATCGCCGCCAATTTTGAAAACCCTCAGCGCCGTCCACCGGCATAA
- a CDS encoding diguanylate cyclase — protein MTVSLLTIARQWLEGNPRPADAPLPPATAGRVRAVQISAIAHNSPVVMLAAIFNALVLRIGLNRVADPFLNIWTVLVVGLSAWFFLRLILRRDKPRPAVASQRGIRLAIVRGGLFGVLWATIPFLYFAGASPDEQLILTCVAVGMIFGGAFTLASVPAATFVFMVPIVVGSATAIASLGHQTSLLLAGLLVVYTAVLLSTGARYAAQLGARVVSHAVDEEAARLDFLTGLPNRLAFKEHLSERLADERQEAPRLALFYFDLDHFKDINDRMGHEAGDQILVQTGKRLREITRQTDFIARLGGDEFVLVVESFPADDMVLQLAERINESFRESFGIFGQDVQSTISIGIAFCPEAGRDFDLVLRHADAALYTAKQDRGCYAVWQKAVMPFAAEERLAARDISTNVATSHPQSQH, from the coding sequence ATGACAGTTTCGTTGTTGACGATCGCGCGTCAGTGGTTGGAGGGCAATCCACGACCGGCCGATGCTCCGCTGCCCCCAGCCACGGCTGGGCGGGTCCGGGCGGTGCAAATAAGCGCTATTGCCCATAATTCCCCCGTGGTGATGTTGGCGGCGATCTTCAATGCGCTGGTGCTGCGCATCGGTCTCAATCGCGTCGCTGATCCCTTTCTGAATATCTGGACCGTGCTGGTCGTCGGTCTCTCGGCCTGGTTCTTCCTGCGACTCATCCTGCGGCGCGATAAGCCGCGGCCAGCCGTGGCCTCTCAGCGCGGTATTCGGCTGGCCATTGTTCGGGGTGGCCTGTTTGGCGTCTTGTGGGCGACGATCCCGTTTCTGTATTTTGCCGGCGCTTCGCCGGATGAGCAATTGATCCTCACCTGCGTCGCCGTCGGGATGATTTTCGGTGGCGCCTTCACCCTGGCGTCGGTGCCGGCGGCGACGTTTGTTTTCATGGTGCCGATTGTTGTCGGGTCAGCCACCGCCATCGCTTCGCTGGGGCATCAGACAAGTCTGCTCCTCGCCGGCTTGCTGGTTGTCTATACCGCCGTGCTTCTCAGCACCGGCGCCCGCTATGCCGCGCAATTGGGTGCGCGCGTCGTCAGTCACGCCGTTGATGAAGAAGCGGCACGCTTGGATTTTCTAACAGGCCTGCCGAACCGGTTGGCTTTCAAGGAGCATCTGTCGGAACGGCTGGCTGACGAACGGCAGGAAGCGCCGCGATTGGCCCTGTTCTATTTCGACCTCGATCACTTCAAGGACATCAATGATCGGATGGGCCATGAAGCGGGGGACCAGATCCTCGTGCAGACCGGCAAGCGGCTGCGCGAAATCACCCGGCAGACGGATTTCATCGCGCGGCTGGGTGGTGATGAATTCGTTCTCGTGGTCGAAAGCTTTCCTGCCGACGACATGGTGCTGCAACTGGCCGAGCGCATCAACGAGAGCTTCCGCGAGTCCTTCGGTATTTTCGGGCAGGACGTGCAGAGCACGATCAGTATCGGCATCGCTTTCTGTCCCGAGGCGGGGCGCGACTTCGATCTGGTGCTGCGCCATGCCGATGCGGCGCTCTATACGGCAAAGCAGGATCGCGGTTGCTATGCGGTATGGCAGAAAGCCGTCATGCCGTTCGCGGCCGAGGAACGCCTGGCGGCGCGCGATATCTCGACCAATGTCGCGACGTCGCACCCGCAAAGCCAGCACTAA
- a CDS encoding MFS transporter, translating into MQYVDSATSWRRLSAAVVIGTIGSIGMWSFVVALPAVQADFGVQRNEASLPYTLTMVGFAFGGVFMGRLADRFGVFVPLLIGAVALSLGYASSSFMPTLALFGLMHILVGFGASASFAPLMSDISFWFARRRGIAVAIASVGNYLAGTLWPPLLQAFIATHGWRTVHLAVGVICLVTLLPLAFLMRQRAPAEARASTPPASKFGRLELSQNVLLVLLVIAGVSCCVAMAMPQVHIVAYCADLGYGPARGAEMLSVMLGSGIISRIAAGFVADRIGGLSALIISSTLQGIALFFYLFFDGLASLYIISALFGLFQGGLVPMYAVIVREYFPGSKAGATLGLIIMATLFGMAFGGWFSGLIFDWTGSYRLAFLNGLLWNLLNVAIVAFLLLKRKFTPQTA; encoded by the coding sequence ATGCAATATGTGGATTCCGCCACGTCCTGGCGCCGCCTTTCCGCCGCCGTCGTCATTGGCACGATCGGCTCGATCGGCATGTGGTCCTTCGTCGTCGCACTGCCGGCAGTCCAGGCCGATTTCGGTGTGCAGCGCAACGAAGCTTCCCTGCCCTATACGCTGACGATGGTCGGTTTTGCCTTCGGCGGCGTCTTCATGGGCCGCCTCGCCGATCGCTTCGGCGTTTTCGTGCCGCTGCTCATCGGCGCGGTCGCCCTGTCGCTTGGCTATGCCAGCTCGTCCTTCATGCCAACACTGGCCCTGTTCGGGCTGATGCATATCCTGGTCGGGTTCGGCGCTTCCGCCAGCTTCGCGCCCTTGATGTCCGATATCTCGTTCTGGTTCGCGCGGCGGCGCGGCATTGCCGTGGCCATAGCCTCCGTCGGCAATTATCTCGCCGGCACGTTGTGGCCGCCGCTGTTGCAGGCTTTCATCGCGACGCATGGCTGGCGCACGGTGCATCTCGCCGTCGGCGTCATCTGCCTTGTCACCTTGCTACCACTGGCCTTCCTGATGCGCCAACGCGCCCCCGCCGAAGCGCGCGCCAGCACGCCGCCGGCCTCGAAATTCGGCCGGCTCGAGCTGTCGCAGAATGTTCTGCTGGTGCTGCTCGTCATCGCCGGCGTCTCCTGCTGCGTCGCCATGGCGATGCCCCAGGTCCATATCGTCGCCTATTGCGCCGATCTCGGCTATGGCCCGGCGCGCGGCGCCGAAATGCTATCGGTGATGCTTGGCAGCGGCATCATCAGCCGCATCGCCGCCGGCTTTGTCGCCGACCGCATCGGCGGCCTTTCCGCGCTGATCATCAGCTCGACCCTGCAGGGTATCGCCCTGTTCTTCTATCTGTTTTTCGATGGACTGGCGTCGCTCTATATCATTTCCGCACTGTTCGGCCTGTTCCAGGGTGGCCTGGTGCCCATGTATGCGGTGATCGTGCGTGAATATTTCCCGGGCTCAAAGGCGGGTGCCACGCTCGGCTTGATCATCATGGCCACTTTGTTCGGCATGGCCTTCGGCGGCTGGTTCTCCGGCCTGATCTTTGATTGGACTGGCTCCTACCGCCTCGCCTTCCTCAACGGCCTGTTGTGGAACCTGCTCAACGTGGCGATCGTTGCCTTCCTGCTGCTGAAGCGCAAGTTCACGCCCCAGACGGCCTGA
- the ruvC gene encoding crossover junction endodeoxyribonuclease RuvC: MSSQAIRILGIDPGLRNLGWGIVESAGSRLTFVACGTIHSDAALSLGERLRQLHLGLADVLQTHMPEEAAVEETFVNRDPQSALKLGQARGVALVVPALAGIPVAEYAANLVKKTVVGAGHAEKRQVAMMIKVLLPKADARSADAADALAVAICHAQHRGAHARLQAIAPTGRKTG; encoded by the coding sequence ATGTCCTCCCAGGCGATTCGCATCCTTGGCATCGATCCCGGCCTGCGCAATCTCGGCTGGGGCATCGTCGAATCCGCAGGCTCACGCCTGACATTCGTCGCCTGCGGCACAATTCATTCAGATGCTGCTCTATCTCTTGGGGAACGTCTGCGACAACTCCACCTCGGTCTGGCAGATGTGCTTCAGACGCATATGCCCGAAGAAGCCGCCGTTGAGGAGACCTTCGTCAACCGCGATCCACAATCGGCGCTGAAACTTGGCCAGGCGCGCGGCGTTGCCCTCGTAGTGCCGGCATTGGCCGGTATTCCGGTCGCCGAATACGCCGCCAATCTGGTCAAGAAAACCGTGGTCGGTGCCGGCCATGCGGAAAAACGGCAGGTGGCCATGATGATCAAAGTCCTGCTGCCGAAAGCTGACGCGCGCAGCGCCGACGCTGCCGATGCGCTCGCTGTCGCCATTTGCCACGCACAGCATCGTGGCGCCCACGCGCGCCTGCAAGCCATCGCGCCAACGGGCCGCAAAACCGGCTAA
- a CDS encoding sulfite exporter TauE/SafE family protein, with amino-acid sequence MFDSQWFASLGHEVAGLLAQKTTWFVACVVFISGITRGFSGFGGALIFIPLTAAVLGPRKAVAVFYLFDLVSATPYGFSYLPKSRWREVAPMAIAAIAMLPVGAWVLKTTDPMVLRWIMAGLVSVMLLVLVTGWRYRGQPTPLASTVVGLGAGLTGGATGVSGPLVIAYWLSSTAEASVIRANIMVFYAFASFSTDVVYFFNGFFTFDVVVYALIAWPLYTIGLALGARFFKGTSDSQYRIAAYVLIALSVVFSLPLFDHFIR; translated from the coding sequence ATGTTCGATAGTCAATGGTTCGCTTCGCTTGGCCATGAGGTCGCGGGGCTTTTGGCGCAGAAGACCACCTGGTTTGTCGCCTGCGTCGTGTTCATCTCGGGCATCACGCGCGGCTTTTCCGGCTTCGGCGGCGCTCTGATCTTCATCCCGCTGACCGCAGCCGTTCTGGGGCCGCGCAAGGCAGTGGCGGTGTTCTATCTGTTCGATCTGGTCAGCGCGACGCCCTACGGCTTCTCCTATCTGCCCAAAAGTCGCTGGCGCGAGGTGGCGCCGATGGCGATCGCGGCCATCGCCATGCTGCCGGTGGGCGCCTGGGTGCTGAAGACCACCGATCCAATGGTGCTGCGCTGGATCATGGCGGGACTGGTTTCGGTCATGCTGCTCGTACTGGTCACCGGCTGGCGCTATCGCGGACAGCCGACGCCGCTCGCTTCGACCGTGGTTGGGCTTGGCGCCGGGCTGACAGGCGGGGCCACGGGCGTGTCCGGGCCGCTTGTCATTGCCTATTGGCTGTCGAGCACAGCCGAAGCAAGCGTCATCCGCGCCAATATCATGGTGTTCTACGCGTTTGCCTCGTTCTCGACCGACGTGGTCTATTTCTTCAACGGGTTCTTCACCTTCGACGTGGTGGTCTATGCCTTGATTGCGTGGCCGCTCTATACCATCGGCCTGGCGTTAGGCGCGCGCTTCTTCAAGGGCACGTCGGACAGTCAGTACCGCATCGCGGCCTATGTGCTGATCGCGCTGTCGGTCGTGTTCAGTCTGCCGCTGTTCGACCACTTCATCCGCTAG